The following DNA comes from Alnus glutinosa chromosome 6, dhAlnGlut1.1, whole genome shotgun sequence.
CATTTGATTTATATTGCTAACACTCTCGTTTCCCATTCTCCGGTAGAACAACTACTTGAAACCAacataaatacaaccaaacacAACAAACTAACTAGAACGCCCTGTACAAACAACAACAATCCTCAATCTTATAAGAAGAgccaaaaaccaaacaaaatcgCTACaacccaaacaaacaaataaattcaGAGCAGATACCACTCGGCCAAGAAAACCCGCAATCAGCCCAAAAGAAGACAAAGACGAGAGCCTTATGTTGATGGGGGCACTTCGATCGGATGCGAGTATCCAATCCCGCTAGAGAGATGAGAAAAAGAAGATAGAGGAGacagaagagaagagaagattTTTCTggaataaagggaaaaaaaatggtaaaaataaaagtaaaaaatattgttttaatgATATGGAGAAGATTAAGAGAATCTATTGTGGTTTGTATTTAgataggaaattaaaaaaaaaaatgattttgttccctaaatttagagaaaatcatTGGAtgtctgctgctagtgctcttatgaCATTTTAATGGCTCTAGGTAACTTTACCCAAAATTGTCTAAATACTCTTCATCAAGTTCTCATCTTTGAGAATTTGTTCAAAATTGAATGCTAGAAATGTTATGACATAAATAGGATTTTTAGTATGTGTGGGGTGTTTTACTGGATGGACGCTTGATATGGTGGACTTTGGGTTTTTCTTCATGTTTGCATGTCCATATCGAAACCATGTAAATACATGTGATGTTTATGTGGGGTGCATTTGAAGGATTTTTATGGTTCTTTTGAGTTCTGTTCACATCTAAAGTTATGGCAGTTAGGGGTGGGTACTATACCTATACGATTTTGGATAGGCTTCTAGTTAGGTTACAAATTCATGCCTAAGTGAATGAGCGCGGCGAAACAAGGATCATAGGACACAAATATAGAGCAGTAGTCAATTAGCTTGCCTAGAGCTCTAAACGGACTAAATTTTTGGCGGCTGTTTTGGATATGGTATCTAGTTTCAAATGACTGAGTTCTTGGAAATAGCGTAACAGTACGCAAGTTTGTATCTTTCCCAAATCTTTCCAAATGAAATATAATGAACCAAATGCACAGATTAAGATGTCATGCTTTTACTTCTCTTTGACGTTGATAGTTTTCTTCAGTAAATTATTGCTAAGTTTGGTCATGGAAACCTGAAGGGTAAACTCTATTGTCTCAGCTTCACCTAACTGGATGGACCCGAAGAGCCACGGTGCAGTGGCTCTTCTCtgacttgtttgttttttgtgaaGTTCTGCTATTCTGTGTAAATggaatttgaaaaatgattatttatcaCTCCATGCTTATGGGTCCTATGTTCTGCAGTTTCTCCTCATGGTGAGGATGAAGCACCTGGTTCTTTGTTGCTGGAGCCTGATCCCATCACTAATGCCAGTCAGACTAATGCTTATGATGGTGGAAGCAATTTACCACCTCCCTTGCACAAATCTGAGACGAGCATTGAAGCCTTAAGAACCCCTGCTTCAGAGGTCATTTGCAAAGTACAGTCACCTCTGGTCTCATCAATTGATCAAAATTCATCTGCTTCTACTTTGGGCTCAGAACAACATCTACAGCAACAAGTACAGCGACATAGATTTTTTACTCCAAATCAAATAAGTTCTGCCATTGCAGCATCGGAGAATATCCGTCTTTTGTCTTCTGCAACTGTAGCCCTTATAGTTATATTATCATATCTAGGTTTTCCTTTACTAGGTACCTACATCATAAAGAGCATAATAAGCTTTAGGCCTCTCTATCTACTTTTGCTAACCAATGTGACGGCTGTGCTTGCACAACTTCTTTTTGGTAAACAAAGAGGTTTTCAAAGGGCTGCCAGAGATGAAAATGAAACTACTCAACTTAATGGAGGATATGGTTGGGCTGAACAAGTAAGCCGGACTTTGGAGACAGGTCTGGTGATGCAGAAGGCATTTGATGCCGTGTTCATGGATTGCAGTGTCTATGCAGTAACTGTAATATGTGGCCTCTCCCTCGCACATCTATTGCGCTAATCAGCTGGTAtagttttgtttgtttattttggttTCTACCAATTGATATCATTGTATGAATTCATCCTAGCTAAAATTGGCCAACCTTTCCTTGAACAATTTCTCTTTTGTACACAAGTCTCATTCTGTTTACTTGCCCGTTGCGATTCTTTTCGTGTATGAATTCATCTTTAGAGAATAAAGATATAGGTTCGCACACTGTTTTTAGGACAACGGATTATACTTGGTAAACTTGATGCTGAAGTTATTGGAGCCTAGTGTTTTGCATGCCGATCTGATGTTCATTTATGGGGCATTAGGAAATCATATATGAAGTCAGTGTTTTCTTAACTGAATTGTTGTGCATTTGATATTAGAGTATCATCTTTACTTGGTCTTTATGGTAGTCCTATGAGGTTTAAGGTTCGAATCtccttgggtgcaaacaataCATTGGGGCCAACTCGCTAACGAAGCtggagtattacccgatccaTGTGGAATGGGCACTTTACACGGGTTCGAGGTTTAGCTGGTAGGGGTGGGTTTACAAAGTTACCCTACCTTGAAAGGGTTCTCTTATGGGTGAGACAACTGCAACCTAGCCCTTTGATTGCATAAGCTAATCGCAAAAGCACACATCAAATTTACTGAATGAGTATTTTTCACACATTACATAGTTGGCTAATTTTGCTAATTTGGTTCAGTGTTCCATCTGGCTGGTATTTGAAATTTTGTGCATGCTATCTCGCCATTACATTAAGGGTCAGAGCAAAATTCTATCTGAACGGGGAGTAAAGGCAAAGGAACTCTGTGTAGGCTTTTGTATTTCCACCAGTTCAACAGAATCGATCCCATTTTCGGTTTCGCTCATTCCTTTGAACTGCTATCAATTGAATCAACTGAATTGGGTAGAATGAGTTAGTTCACTGGTTGGGTCGATTTAGTTTTatcaaattgatatttttttaaaaaataaaatttctcatttttttttaaaaaaaaaaaaaaaaatacccatttaATCTTCTCTCTTGaatctatatataatatttaattcatACATCATCACTTTGGCTCGTATGCTCATAGTACCTTCTCCTATATCTAATTGTGAAAAATGTATAGTGGTGAAAAGCAAATGAACCCATTCGCCAGAAATGAGATCCCACCATCCAGTAAACAGGTGTTTCTCTTTATTTGTTTATCATCCTAAAGTAAAGTTGTTCTGAAGCTCTGCCCAGAAATCCTTCCAAGATCTTATTCTTCCCATTATGGGGAGAATGAGAGCATGGGATCTGGTATAGGTTGAGGGAGTGTGCAAATCTTTTCTGGCTCTGAATCAACTGCATTTGTTTTTTCACTAAAAACCCCAGCTATGATCTCAACACGCATTCAGTTTCTATTATAAGAAAGTAAAAATGATTAGTGAAGTTCTAATTTGATCTTAACACCAATGTTGACTTATATCCTCCTCTGCAACTTCTCTTCTTGCACACCCTCCTCGGTTCTGTCATGATGCAAAGCTAGCAGCTCTAGCATCCAAAAGATATCTTTTGAAAATGGTTTTGAATCATCGGCCGATACAAATTCTTGAACCACATTGTTAACCTCAATCAAACTGCATCCCGGcgttttcttcatcttcttgctTCTTATGAGTTTCCTCATCCTTGACACGCCCTCCCACTTCCCAAGATCTGCATAAATATTAGAAAGCAACACATAGTTCCCTGTGTCATCTGGTTCATACTCCATAAGGTGCTCCATGGCAATAACAGCGATCTCAAGATTGCAATGAGTCCTGCAAGAACTCAACAAAGAGCCCCATATCTTCGAATCTGGCTTCATTGGCATCTTCTCTATTGTGTCGAGAGCCACAACAAGGCGTCCTGAGCGTCCAAGAACATCGACTAAACAACCGTAGTGTTCAATTTCTGGCTCTATGTGATAGTCTTTTCTCATGGAGTCAAAGTACTTCAGTCCCTCATCCCACAAACCAGCGTGGGTGCAGGCTGATAAAATACCAAGAAAAGTAATTCCATTGGGTTGAGCCTTCGCTCTCCGCATATCTTGAAAGAGTTTAATTGCTTCGCGAGCTTTCCCGTGATTTGCTAGCCCTCCAATCATGGTGCTCCAAGATATCACGTCCCTGTCAACCATTTTATCAAACAACTGCCATGCTTGATCAATACAACCACATTTGGCATACATTTCAATCAGGGCATTACAAATATTAGTCTTACACAAATAGCCATTTTTGTCTGCGTACATGTGAATCCATTTCCCAACCTCAAGAGCTCCAAGCTGCGCACATGCCGGCAGGACTGACACAATACTAATCTCATCAGGCTCAATTCCTACCACTTG
Coding sequences within:
- the LOC133872019 gene encoding uncharacterized protein LOC133872019, which codes for MATNVREARRKKIMDRGADRLALIAGRIQTLPPHDENTTSSASDPSSQPLISNDRDLQPQVSNQTTVSPHGEDEAPGSLLLEPDPITNASQTNAYDGGSNLPPPLHKSETSIEALRTPASEVICKVQSPLVSSIDQNSSASTLGSEQHLQQQVQRHRFFTPNQISSAIAASENIRLLSSATVALIVILSYLGFPLLGTYIIKSIISFRPLYLLLLTNVTAVLAQLLFGKQRGFQRAARDENETTQLNGGYGWAEQVSRTLETGLVMQKAFDAVFMDCSVYAVTVICGLSLAHLLR
- the LOC133870253 gene encoding pentatricopeptide repeat-containing protein At2g20540-like, which translates into the protein MGTRTSAFVSRELEDLFVPVLRNCVNIEGLKKIHAPIVKLSLSQSNFLLTKMVDVCDSSGNMEYASLLFKQVVEPNGFLYNAMIRAYTHNHKYSVAVILYKKMLRHPQAENPIFPDKFTFPFVIKGCAGLSCHFLGQQVHAQLCKFGPKTNLIIENALVDMYTKCDNLTDAHKVFEDMTERNAISWNSMLSGLVRLGQMRKARAMFEDMPNKTIVSWTTMISGYARTGCYVDALDVFRRMQVVGIEPDEISIVSVLPACAQLGALEVGKWIHMYADKNGYLCKTNICNALIEMYAKCGCIDQAWQLFDKMVDRDVISWSTMIGGLANHGKAREAIKLFQDMRRAKAQPNGITFLGILSACTHAGLWDEGLKYFDSMRKDYHIEPEIEHYGCLVDVLGRSGRLVVALDTIEKMPMKPDSKIWGSLLSSCRTHCNLEIAVIAMEHLMEYEPDDTGNYVLLSNIYADLGKWEGVSRMRKLIRSKKMKKTPGCSLIEVNNVVQEFVSADDSKPFSKDIFWMLELLALHHDRTEEGVQEEKLQRRI